A stretch of Chryseobacterium muglaense DNA encodes these proteins:
- a CDS encoding MerR family transcriptional regulator, giving the protein MKNYTTKEVAALFGVSERTIQRHIATLIETLKTPNNKGFTIPEDTVNLLLSRHYNDKTTTDSDTENSEFPHVEYFTEEEYEEFKKRITEYPFLKEQISISKEYLESLKSQIEYFRMSYHRQLDIHEKLIESVKERNFIEAKEKGLDH; this is encoded by the coding sequence ATGAAAAATTATACAACTAAAGAGGTTGCAGCACTTTTCGGCGTCAGCGAACGGACAATTCAGCGACACATAGCGACACTCATAGAAACTTTAAAAACACCCAATAATAAAGGATTTACAATCCCAGAAGATACTGTAAACCTGCTATTGTCGCGACACTACAACGACAAAACAACGACAGACAGCGACACAGAAAATTCAGAGTTTCCACACGTTGAATATTTTACTGAAGAAGAATATGAGGAATTTAAAAAACGTATAACAGAATACCCATTTTTAAAAGAACAAATTTCCATTTCAAAAGAATATTTAGAAAGTCTAAAATCACAAATAGAGTATTTCCGGATGTCTTACCATAGGCAGTTAGACATCCACGAAAAACTCATTGAAAGTGTAAAAGAACGCAACTTTATTGAAGCGAAGGAAAAAGGATTAGATCACTAA
- a CDS encoding plasmid mobilization protein has product MEDQNTEDWEAQFREEFEQIDRQNQYRERGKLGGRPKLNAPKSERLALRFTPVEMKKLKERADKKKLKLTDYSRIILLDRELPEYEKNIMLTEYATNFRRIGNYMKKEIFTPEERAGLLREIEEAIKGIKTQIKW; this is encoded by the coding sequence ATGGAAGATCAAAACACAGAAGATTGGGAAGCGCAATTTAGAGAAGAATTTGAGCAGATTGATAGACAAAACCAATATCGAGAACGAGGAAAGCTCGGAGGTCGCCCGAAACTCAATGCCCCAAAATCGGAGCGTTTAGCACTTCGATTTACTCCTGTGGAAATGAAAAAGCTAAAAGAAAGAGCGGATAAAAAAAAGCTGAAGCTCACGGATTACAGCAGAATTATTCTGCTTGATAGGGAACTTCCGGAGTATGAAAAAAACATCATGCTGACGGAATATGCAACGAATTTCCGGAGAATTGGGAATTACATGAAAAAGGAAATTTTCACTCCTGAAGAAAGAGCCGGACTGCTCAGGGAGATCGAGGAAGCCATCAAAGGAATTAAAACACAAATCAAATGGTAA
- a CDS encoding replication initiation protein translates to MELMDVSKNDKLIYQHNVITSGRYDYSACMLDILFMVLSCLKKDKLEYTIHVHDIEAITGRKWNLKQLREATESIGSRMFEIETPKKISQLWLFSKVDYLFGTGSFSVKLNDEALPYFFELKNNFTALQLKSVLNCSSKYAKRLYGIACQWRSIGSKRFEIEELKKMLGLIDKKGNEQFERISQFKEYVLDIAKKQINENSDIEIDFELKKKGRSFEWVTIHINSQKFKQLEIDFEKPLNVQKFISKLVTYGLNQEQAELIAGKEKEKDFDILITELNEKIRQRKLKIDNSVGYLIGVYQKKGILPVKN, encoded by the coding sequence ATGGAATTAATGGACGTCAGCAAAAACGATAAACTAATTTATCAACACAATGTTATTACTTCAGGTCGCTATGACTACTCTGCCTGTATGCTTGATATTCTTTTTATGGTGCTTTCCTGCCTTAAAAAAGATAAATTGGAATACACTATCCATGTTCATGATATCGAAGCGATAACAGGCCGTAAATGGAATTTAAAGCAATTAAGGGAAGCGACTGAAAGTATAGGCTCTCGGATGTTTGAAATTGAAACTCCGAAAAAGATTTCTCAATTATGGTTATTCTCAAAAGTTGATTATTTATTTGGGACTGGTTCTTTTTCAGTAAAACTAAATGATGAAGCTCTGCCCTATTTTTTTGAACTGAAAAACAATTTTACTGCTTTACAGTTAAAATCCGTTTTAAATTGTTCCTCAAAATATGCAAAACGCTTATATGGTATTGCTTGTCAATGGCGAAGTATAGGAAGTAAGCGTTTCGAAATTGAAGAACTTAAAAAAATGCTCGGACTGATCGACAAAAAAGGGAATGAGCAGTTTGAAAGAATAAGCCAGTTCAAAGAATATGTTTTAGATATTGCTAAAAAACAAATTAATGAAAATTCAGATATTGAGATTGATTTTGAACTTAAAAAGAAAGGTAGATCTTTTGAATGGGTAACTATACATATAAATTCTCAAAAGTTTAAACAGTTAGAAATTGATTTTGAAAAACCTTTAAATGTTCAAAAATTCATATCAAAACTTGTTACTTATGGCTTAAATCAGGAACAGGCAGAGTTGATTGCCGGAAAAGAAAAAGAAAAGGATTTTGACATCTTAATTACAGAACTGAACGAAAAGATCAGACAGAGAAAACTGAAAATTGATAATTCTGTGGGTTACTTGATTGGTGTATATCAGAAAAAAGGAATATTACCCGTAAAAAATTAA
- a CDS encoding type II toxin-antitoxin system RelE/ParE family toxin has translation MIYSITHKGLKKYWTKDDVSKLPSEMVDRIREILDIIDNVEEIPQDFDPFKGLRLHPLKGKLKGFWSVDVTGNYRIIFRFENKNAYDLDLLDTH, from the coding sequence ATGATATATTCCATAACGCATAAAGGATTAAAAAAATACTGGACGAAAGATGATGTTAGTAAATTACCTTCAGAAATGGTTGATAGAATACGTGAAATTTTAGATATTATTGATAATGTTGAAGAAATACCACAAGATTTTGACCCTTTTAAGGGGCTTAGATTGCATCCATTAAAGGGGAAATTAAAAGGTTTTTGGTCTGTGGATGTGACAGGTAATTATCGCATTATTTTTAGATTTGAAAATAAAAATGCTTATGATTTAGATTTATTAGATACTCATTAA
- a CDS encoding HigA family addiction module antitoxin — protein sequence MKPLIRAIKHNTHPGEIISSQIIKPNKLTVERTAKLLGITRPTLSNIVNGKSVITPIMAIRISKVFGGNAEFWIRLQTSYDLREAEKEFKEKHIELDKFEFA from the coding sequence ATGAAACCTTTAATCCGTGCTATTAAGCACAATACGCATCCTGGTGAAATTATTTCGAGCCAGATTATTAAACCCAATAAATTAACTGTTGAAAGAACTGCTAAACTCTTAGGTATTACACGACCCACTTTATCCAATATTGTTAATGGTAAAAGTGTAATTACTCCCATTATGGCAATAAGAATTTCCAAAGTTTTTGGTGGTAATGCAGAGTTTTGGATTCGCTTACAAACCTCTTATGATTTAAGAGAAGCTGAAAAAGAGTTTAAAGAGAAGCATATTGAATTAGATAAATTCGAATTTGCTTAG
- a CDS encoding transposase → MYKDIHIGHLILVKWKELDFSIERACNFFKISKTDVENMFSQKSLDTELLLKWSKLLEYDFFRIYSQHLILYSPPSKRTNAESLKSKKLPEFRKNIYTQEIIEFILEQINSDEMSKNEVIEKYKIPKTTLHKWISKYSK, encoded by the coding sequence ATGTACAAAGATATACATATAGGCCATTTAATCTTAGTAAAATGGAAAGAATTAGATTTCTCTATTGAAAGGGCTTGCAATTTTTTTAAAATAAGTAAAACAGATGTTGAAAATATGTTCTCACAAAAATCATTAGACACCGAGTTGCTCTTGAAATGGAGCAAATTACTAGAATATGATTTTTTCAGAATATATAGCCAACATCTTATTCTTTATTCTCCACCAAGTAAAAGAACCAATGCTGAAAGTTTGAAATCAAAAAAACTTCCGGAATTTAGAAAAAATATTTATACACAAGAGATCATTGAATTTATATTAGAGCAAATAAACTCTGATGAAATGAGTAAAAATGAAGTAATAGAAAAATATAAAATTCCAAAGACTACATTACATAAATGGATTAGTAAATATTCAAAATGA
- a CDS encoding relaxase/mobilization nuclease domain-containing protein: MVISASTRNVSSKSIQYQQSDKEQSVEVCRNGLSGEKPKELFEEFKQVADLNTRTENKYVTAVISPPKEYSRDLTLEEWGKLAEDYLKKEGIGKNNQYLVHLHQSTDDKHLHIIANRIDYHGKNQVTSHNIGERASGHAEVLSKERNWKTAQEITGEKKAEIKNVLLEEKGQSRSLGDLVLRMDKRGYVMQISENSKGLNGARIIPKADINMNPSVLEKVTKQGFKLSDIDPKLKIKEIALELTKLTPKNIALEVTKSVTRNITKDRGMSL; encoded by the coding sequence ATGGTAATCTCTGCATCAACGAGAAATGTAAGCTCCAAATCTATCCAGTACCAACAGAGCGACAAGGAGCAGAGCGTGGAAGTGTGCCGGAACGGTCTATCCGGAGAGAAGCCGAAAGAACTGTTTGAAGAATTTAAACAGGTTGCCGATCTGAATACAAGAACGGAGAATAAATACGTTACTGCTGTGATATCGCCCCCAAAAGAATACAGCCGAGATTTAACTCTGGAGGAATGGGGGAAACTGGCAGAGGACTATTTAAAAAAGGAGGGAATCGGTAAGAACAATCAATATTTAGTGCATCTACACCAATCTACGGACGATAAGCACCTGCATATTATAGCGAACAGGATAGATTATCACGGTAAAAATCAGGTAACGAGCCATAATATAGGAGAAAGAGCATCCGGACACGCTGAAGTATTATCCAAAGAGCGGAACTGGAAGACGGCACAAGAGATCACTGGAGAGAAGAAAGCAGAAATAAAAAATGTACTTCTTGAGGAAAAAGGGCAAAGCAGAAGTTTAGGCGATCTTGTATTGAGAATGGATAAAAGGGGTTACGTTATGCAGATCAGCGAGAACTCCAAAGGCTTAAACGGTGCAAGGATCATCCCGAAAGCTGATATCAACATGAATCCTTCAGTTTTGGAAAAAGTAACCAAACAGGGTTTTAAATTAAGCGATATCGACCCGAAATTAAAGATTAAGGAAATCGCCCTGGAACTTACAAAACTTACTCCTAAAAACATAGCATTGGAAGTAACAAAAAGTGTAACCAGGAATATTACCAAAGACAGAGGAATGTCATTATAA